In Bifidobacterium sp. ESL0775, the following are encoded in one genomic region:
- a CDS encoding MFS transporter yields the protein MSNDTANPKEQNRFERFFEHGAISTRITSSTVKPPEMLLGYLAGPFCAIISNAIFASYLNRYYSDVLGWTDTSRFGGFSAALPIVSVIAVIVGNLVIGHFIDNTRTRQGKARPFMLLSVPFLVVAIVLLFLDPRNTSPMVQMIWIAISYNLYYAVAYPLYYTAHSSMVGLSTRDTSQRGLLATLSNASNVAATGIGASIVVPIVLQSFLFVQTNGKIDTARSYGHWRIFAIALCVLTALGILCEYYFTRERITEENMTLNIKEEKLPVSTQAKACMSNSYWWIIIAYFFLFQLSGMIKNGSMSYYSRWMFSGVNTEAKAGAAMSALGLIGGIPTAIGMLLAWPIANKIGKRNAVGIGMVIAVIGGCVSFINVHSFVVVCIGVVLKGIGSIPAMYVTLALLSDVLDHLEARNGFRSDGFTMSVYGAIMVGMAGLGNGMINMLLTSAGYNPALQTQNTGVQTVLVACYLGAELVCYTLIAILMIPLNVEKHIKDDQATIVEHQKQAVEEQGGTWTAPASPEQ from the coding sequence ATGAGCAACGATACCGCAAACCCGAAGGAACAAAACCGATTCGAAAGGTTCTTCGAGCACGGCGCCATCAGCACGCGCATCACCAGCAGCACCGTGAAACCTCCGGAAATGCTGCTGGGTTACCTTGCCGGACCGTTCTGCGCCATTATCTCCAACGCGATCTTCGCCTCATACCTCAACAGGTATTATTCGGATGTCCTGGGCTGGACAGACACCTCAAGATTCGGTGGCTTCTCGGCGGCCCTGCCAATCGTGTCGGTGATCGCGGTCATCGTCGGCAACCTCGTCATCGGCCATTTCATCGACAACACGCGAACCCGACAGGGCAAGGCCAGGCCTTTCATGCTTCTGTCCGTGCCATTTCTCGTAGTGGCCATCGTTCTGCTGTTCCTCGACCCGCGCAACACGTCACCTATGGTCCAAATGATATGGATCGCGATCTCCTATAACCTTTACTACGCGGTCGCCTACCCATTGTATTACACTGCCCACAGCTCCATGGTGGGGCTTTCCACACGTGACACCAGCCAAAGAGGCCTTTTGGCCACGCTCTCCAACGCATCGAATGTCGCCGCCACCGGCATCGGGGCGAGCATTGTGGTGCCGATCGTGCTGCAAAGTTTCCTCTTCGTCCAAACCAACGGCAAAATCGACACCGCCAGAAGCTACGGCCACTGGCGCATCTTCGCCATCGCCCTGTGCGTACTGACCGCCCTGGGCATTCTCTGCGAGTATTACTTCACCCGCGAGCGCATCACCGAAGAGAACATGACCCTCAACATCAAGGAGGAAAAGCTCCCCGTTTCGACCCAGGCCAAGGCATGCATGTCCAACAGCTATTGGTGGATCATCATCGCTTATTTCTTCCTTTTCCAGCTTTCCGGCATGATCAAAAACGGCTCGATGAGCTATTACAGCCGCTGGATGTTCTCCGGCGTCAACACCGAGGCCAAGGCCGGTGCGGCCATGTCCGCACTTGGACTGATCGGCGGTATCCCCACGGCCATCGGCATGCTGCTCGCCTGGCCCATCGCCAATAAGATCGGCAAACGCAATGCCGTCGGCATCGGAATGGTCATCGCCGTGATCGGCGGATGCGTCAGCTTCATCAACGTCCACAGTTTCGTGGTGGTATGCATTGGCGTCGTGCTCAAAGGCATAGGCTCCATACCAGCGATGTACGTGACGCTCGCCCTGCTCTCCGACGTACTCGACCATCTCGAGGCGAGGAACGGATTCCGCTCCGATGGTTTCACCATGTCGGTTTACGGGGCGATCATGGTGGGCATGGCCGGTCTCGGCAACGGCATGATCAATATGCTCCTGACCTCGGCCGGTTATAATCCCGCGTTACAGACGCAGAACACCGGCGTGCAGACTGTTCTGGTCGCTTGTTATTTGGGCGCCGAGCTGGTGTGCTATACACTGATTGCGATTCTAATGATTCCTCTCAATGTGGAAAAACATATCAAAGACGACCAAGCGACTATTGTCGAACACCAGAAACAGGCGGTCGAAGAACAGGGCGGTACGTGGACCGCACCGGCATCACCGGAGCAATGA
- a CDS encoding glycoside hydrolase family 3 N-terminal domain-containing protein, producing MLQINMADVVNVIKSLVPYLVAIGVVLILAIVISVAVNKKTVQNTGTRKLVHSETWLVVLVAIVAAVSMMLTGPMSTLLNNVTSKKYVLSQNTISRANKLAEDVQAEGITMLQNDDSNLPLSGKKVNVFGWASTNPIYSGSGSGAMNTQYKTVSILEGMKNAGLQTNTKLSDMYVKYAKNRPQPKVMFAPEWDLPETPIKQYPADAMSQAKSFSDQAVVVLARQGGEGNDLPSNMKAKGVPYHNNSKDYEDFKDGQSFLELDQSEKDMLDAVTKNFQNVTLVYNGGNAFQFSFLKDYPQIKSVLWCPPAGQTGFTALGKVLSGAVNPSGKTSDTFLRDLHKSVNINNYGDFQYNNVDQFIQKVPDFTGKLQTIKPTFVNYTEGIYLGYKFYETAAKEGLINYNDVVQYPFGYGMSYTKFSQKMGKIDHADGKISFDVTVKNTGDKAGKDVVESYFDPPYTNGGIEKASTNLVALGKTKLLKPGESQDVKISFKDDDMASYDSKTAKAYVLEKGDYDISINSDAHTAIDHQTVNIPSTITYNKSKTHAGDKAAATNRFDNAAGDVTYLSRKDHFANYQAATAAPTNFAMSDKAKSEFVNNGNYKPAEHNKSGDKMPTTGAKNNIRLAALRGKSYDDPEWDKLLDEMSFKDMDELIANGGYGTPAVDSIGKIKTTDADGPAALNNNFTKVGSIGFPAEVSFACSWNKDLNKEFGKMIGDMAHDMHVDGWYAPGMDTHRSPFSGRNFEYFSEDGELAGALSASQIQGAQSKGVYAFMKQFALNDQETNRTNMLCTWANEQSIREIYLKPFEMGVKTGGTTAAMSSFNYIGPTYAGANSGLLNSVLRDEWGFHGFVVTDYFGVYGYQNADQIIRNGGDTMLATTKVTNHITDKSATSVIAMRRASKNILYSVANSWEYQNGEPKAATPVWKTAMYVVWAIAAVLFVGLEIVAVRRYLRRRNEAKVSVTSDSVDAAAPDEQ from the coding sequence ATGTTGCAGATCAACATGGCTGATGTCGTCAACGTCATCAAGTCGCTGGTGCCCTATCTGGTGGCCATCGGTGTCGTTCTGATTCTGGCGATTGTCATCAGCGTCGCCGTCAACAAGAAGACGGTTCAAAATACCGGGACCCGCAAGCTTGTGCATAGCGAGACGTGGCTGGTGGTGCTGGTGGCCATCGTCGCCGCGGTATCCATGATGCTCACCGGTCCTATGTCCACGTTGCTCAACAACGTGACGTCCAAGAAATACGTACTTTCGCAGAACACTATCAGCCGGGCCAACAAGCTCGCTGAGGATGTGCAGGCCGAAGGCATCACCATGCTGCAGAACGACGATTCCAACCTGCCGCTGAGCGGCAAGAAGGTCAACGTCTTCGGCTGGGCCTCCACCAACCCGATCTATTCGGGCTCCGGCTCAGGCGCCATGAACACGCAGTACAAGACCGTCTCCATCCTCGAAGGCATGAAGAACGCCGGGCTTCAGACCAACACCAAGCTGAGCGACATGTACGTCAAGTACGCCAAGAACCGCCCGCAGCCCAAGGTGATGTTCGCCCCCGAATGGGACCTGCCCGAGACCCCGATCAAGCAGTATCCGGCCGACGCGATGAGCCAGGCCAAGAGCTTCTCCGACCAGGCCGTCGTGGTTCTGGCCCGTCAGGGTGGCGAAGGCAACGACCTGCCCAGCAACATGAAGGCCAAGGGCGTTCCCTATCACAACAACTCCAAGGATTACGAGGACTTCAAGGACGGCCAGTCCTTCCTCGAGCTCGACCAGTCCGAGAAGGACATGCTTGATGCCGTCACCAAGAACTTCCAGAACGTCACCCTCGTCTACAACGGCGGCAACGCGTTCCAGTTCAGCTTCCTGAAGGATTATCCGCAGATCAAGTCCGTGCTGTGGTGCCCGCCTGCCGGCCAGACCGGCTTCACCGCGCTTGGCAAGGTGCTTTCCGGCGCCGTCAACCCCTCGGGCAAGACCTCTGATACGTTCCTGCGTGACCTTCACAAGTCCGTGAACATCAACAACTACGGTGATTTCCAGTACAACAACGTCGACCAGTTCATCCAGAAGGTTCCGGACTTCACCGGCAAGCTGCAGACCATCAAGCCGACGTTCGTCAACTACACCGAGGGCATCTACCTGGGCTACAAGTTCTATGAGACCGCCGCCAAGGAAGGCCTCATCAACTACAACGACGTCGTCCAGTACCCGTTCGGCTACGGCATGAGCTACACCAAGTTCAGCCAGAAGATGGGCAAGATCGACCACGCCGACGGCAAGATCTCCTTCGACGTGACCGTCAAGAACACCGGCGACAAGGCCGGCAAGGACGTCGTCGAGTCCTACTTCGACCCGCCTTACACCAACGGCGGCATCGAGAAGGCCTCCACCAACCTCGTGGCGCTTGGCAAGACCAAGCTCCTGAAGCCCGGTGAGTCCCAGGACGTCAAGATCTCCTTCAAGGACGACGACATGGCCTCCTACGATTCGAAGACCGCCAAGGCCTACGTGCTGGAGAAGGGCGATTACGACATCTCCATCAACTCCGACGCGCATACGGCGATTGATCATCAAACGGTCAACATCCCGTCCACCATCACCTACAACAAGTCCAAGACCCACGCGGGCGACAAGGCCGCGGCCACCAACCGGTTCGACAACGCGGCCGGCGACGTGACCTACCTTTCCCGCAAGGACCACTTCGCGAACTATCAGGCGGCCACCGCTGCCCCGACGAATTTCGCGATGAGCGACAAGGCGAAGTCCGAGTTCGTCAACAACGGCAACTACAAGCCCGCCGAGCACAACAAGTCCGGCGACAAGATGCCGACCACGGGCGCGAAGAACAACATCCGTCTGGCGGCTCTGCGCGGCAAGTCCTACGATGATCCCGAATGGGACAAGCTGCTCGACGAGATGAGCTTCAAGGACATGGACGAGCTGATCGCCAACGGCGGTTACGGCACGCCCGCGGTGGACTCGATCGGCAAGATCAAGACCACCGACGCCGATGGCCCCGCAGCCCTGAACAACAACTTCACCAAAGTCGGCTCCATCGGCTTCCCGGCCGAGGTCTCCTTCGCCTGTTCCTGGAACAAGGACCTCAACAAGGAATTCGGCAAGATGATCGGCGACATGGCGCACGACATGCACGTGGACGGCTGGTACGCCCCTGGCATGGACACGCACCGCAGCCCGTTCTCCGGCCGTAACTTCGAGTACTTCTCCGAGGACGGCGAGCTCGCCGGCGCCCTGTCCGCCAGCCAGATCCAGGGCGCGCAGTCCAAGGGCGTCTACGCCTTCATGAAGCAGTTCGCGTTGAACGACCAGGAAACCAACCGCACCAACATGCTGTGCACCTGGGCCAACGAGCAGTCGATCCGCGAGATCTACCTGAAGCCGTTCGAGATGGGCGTCAAGACCGGCGGCACCACCGCCGCGATGAGCTCCTTCAACTACATCGGGCCCACTTACGCGGGCGCCAACAGCGGCTTGCTCAACTCCGTGCTGCGTGACGAGTGGGGCTTCCACGGCTTCGTGGTCACCGATTACTTCGGTGTCTACGGCTATCAGAACGCCGACCAGATCATCCGCAACGGCGGCGACACCATGCTCGCCACCACCAAGGTGACCAACCACATCACCGACAAGTCTGCGACCTCCGTGATCGCGATGCGTCGGGCCTCGAAGAACATCCTCTACTCCGTGGCGAACAGCTGGGAGTATCAGAATGGCGAGCCGAAGGCCGCCACCCCGGTCTGGAAGACGGCCATGTATGTCGTCTGGGCCATCGCCGCGGTCCTCTTCGTCGGCCTTGAGATCGTAGCGGTCCGCCGTTACCTCCGCCGCCGTAACGAAGCCAAGGTCTCCGTCACCAGTGATTCGGTCGATGCGGCTGCACCTGATGAGCAGTGA
- a CDS encoding glycoside hydrolase family 3 C-terminal domain-containing protein has translation MTQHQDKRNRGSAASARPWRALVTIGAFVLAVSVVAGTVFETYRTSVDAFFGTRSEETVTDRSADKGNSWNYKSEFKTAKSAYEGFKSFAMQEAPETYALLKNEKGALPIAKNAKITMFGVHSYAPIYSSSVASVADGGSVVSVTDAFKQRGFDLNPSTLKAYQTFFSDKHWTKPKFGGGSDKPEYAEVTKFDDPSELGPNQLSKLNPQYNSQYSQYNDAAIVVVGRPGGEGTDAYSPGKAGRAENVNTATGNILSLDDNEMALVHEAEANFKKVVVLVNSTIPMEIENLKEDPKVSSILWIGNPGCYGFYGVADVLNGTVSPSAHLGDVMAVNSALAPAMANYGNIPWKNASKFAKTANVNSYLIEAEGIYTGYRYYETRYADTVSGGDAEQNAKTAKAGTYANADGTPATTDGTWKYGNEVAYPFGYGLSYTKFSQKLDSVKIRGDKKTATVSVTSTNTGDVPGKAVVQLYASVPYTKYDKQYGIEKSAIQLMDFEKTKMLKPGESQSVTMDVDMANLASYDARHAKTYIVDPGSYYFAIGNDSHDALNNVLAAQGHSVADGMTSAGDASKTYTWKWNGDVDARTFSTSSTGKKITNQLSAGNSAMDYNAFAPGTVKYLSRSNWNGTFPKTYSGLAANAKLSKLLNNDFIPLQKGDTSSYKVGDKSTHLKLNDLKGASFNDKRWNALVRQITIPEYMNFAEKALHAIGAIPSIGLGNKITDDGPNGSDSHKFNEGKYQGEAFPDAKDPKYANKGTTVVPSATNLAYSWNKELGYRNGQIVLGESGLIFDLPIMIGPAMNLHRHAYNARSVEYYSEDPVLSGYVGSAVTQGSQSKGTMVNVKHFAFNDQEINRKGVATFMSEQRAREMELRNFEQAIEAKGEPASFKSSDKRIGESGAKTSLPEGIVGSAVTPYKQGALGIMTSFNRGGGVPVSANYGVSNSILRQEWGFTGYSVTDFTSVSPSAAPKESIIAGTMAFCGFGKQGVPYWNAETLGSDPQLVKAIQTDMHYALWAIANSNAMNGVNSTTHTKEIITWWRAAYLAAIVVTGLLTLIGIIGYAVVRLRGKNSSDVGEQPTKGKE, from the coding sequence ATGACACAACATCAGGATAAGAGGAATCGAGGTTCCGCGGCCTCTGCGCGACCGTGGCGTGCCTTGGTCACAATCGGTGCGTTCGTGCTGGCGGTGTCGGTTGTCGCCGGGACGGTTTTTGAGACTTACCGTACTTCGGTCGATGCGTTTTTTGGCACTCGTAGTGAAGAGACGGTGACTGATCGCTCTGCGGACAAGGGCAACAGTTGGAATTACAAGTCCGAGTTCAAAACCGCGAAAAGCGCATACGAAGGTTTCAAATCTTTCGCCATGCAGGAAGCCCCGGAAACCTATGCGCTGTTGAAAAACGAAAAAGGTGCATTGCCAATTGCAAAGAATGCAAAAATTACTATGTTCGGAGTACATAGTTATGCACCGATATACAGCAGCTCTGTGGCATCGGTTGCCGATGGCGGCTCGGTAGTAAGCGTCACGGATGCCTTCAAACAGCGCGGATTTGATTTGAATCCTTCCACGCTCAAGGCATATCAGACCTTCTTTTCGGATAAGCATTGGACCAAGCCGAAATTCGGAGGAGGCAGCGATAAGCCCGAATATGCTGAGGTCACCAAGTTTGACGATCCAAGCGAGTTGGGCCCCAATCAGCTCAGTAAGCTGAATCCTCAATATAATTCGCAATATTCCCAATACAATGACGCGGCAATCGTTGTGGTCGGGCGTCCTGGCGGAGAAGGCACCGATGCTTATTCTCCTGGCAAGGCCGGTCGTGCTGAAAATGTAAATACGGCGACCGGTAACATCCTAAGTCTTGATGACAATGAGATGGCGCTGGTCCATGAAGCAGAGGCGAATTTCAAAAAGGTTGTAGTGCTCGTCAATTCAACTATTCCTATGGAAATCGAAAACTTGAAGGAAGATCCTAAAGTTAGCTCTATTTTATGGATTGGTAATCCGGGATGCTATGGATTCTACGGTGTGGCTGATGTGCTCAACGGCACCGTCTCCCCTTCAGCCCATCTCGGCGACGTGATGGCTGTGAACTCCGCTTTGGCGCCGGCCATGGCCAACTACGGCAATATTCCGTGGAAGAACGCTTCGAAGTTCGCCAAGACCGCCAACGTCAATTCATATCTGATTGAGGCAGAAGGCATTTATACTGGCTATCGCTATTACGAGACCCGTTATGCGGATACTGTTTCCGGTGGGGACGCCGAGCAGAACGCCAAGACCGCCAAAGCCGGTACATATGCCAACGCTGATGGCACCCCTGCCACTACGGACGGTACTTGGAAATACGGCAATGAAGTCGCCTATCCCTTCGGCTACGGCTTGAGCTATACCAAGTTCTCCCAGAAACTTGACAGTGTGAAGATTCGTGGTGATAAGAAGACCGCGACGGTCTCGGTCACTTCCACCAACACTGGCGACGTCCCGGGCAAAGCGGTCGTGCAGCTTTATGCTTCGGTGCCATATACCAAGTACGACAAGCAGTATGGCATTGAGAAGTCCGCGATTCAGCTTATGGACTTCGAAAAGACCAAGATGCTGAAGCCTGGTGAATCCCAGTCTGTGACCATGGATGTGGATATGGCCAATCTTGCCAGTTATGACGCTCGGCATGCCAAGACCTACATCGTTGATCCGGGCAGCTATTACTTCGCCATCGGCAATGATTCGCATGACGCTCTCAACAATGTGCTTGCCGCGCAAGGCCACAGTGTGGCCGACGGTATGACCTCTGCGGGGGACGCGTCTAAGACCTACACTTGGAAGTGGAATGGTGATGTCGATGCACGCACCTTCTCCACTTCAAGCACGGGCAAGAAGATCACGAATCAGCTTTCGGCCGGCAACTCCGCTATGGATTACAATGCTTTCGCGCCGGGAACGGTGAAATACCTGAGCCGTTCGAACTGGAATGGCACCTTCCCGAAGACCTATTCCGGGCTTGCCGCGAACGCGAAACTTTCGAAGTTGCTGAACAACGATTTCATTCCGCTTCAGAAAGGCGACACCTCCTCTTACAAAGTTGGAGACAAGTCCACGCATCTGAAACTCAACGACTTGAAAGGCGCATCCTTCAACGACAAGCGATGGAATGCTTTGGTCCGGCAAATAACGATTCCGGAGTATATGAATTTCGCGGAGAAGGCGCTACATGCCATTGGCGCTATTCCTTCGATTGGGTTGGGAAACAAGATTACCGATGATGGCCCGAATGGCTCGGATTCCCACAAATTCAACGAAGGAAAATACCAAGGGGAGGCATTCCCCGATGCCAAGGACCCGAAGTACGCGAATAAAGGCACCACTGTGGTTCCTTCAGCGACGAATCTTGCGTATAGCTGGAACAAGGAGCTGGGATACCGCAACGGCCAAATCGTGTTGGGCGAGTCGGGTCTTATTTTCGACTTGCCTATCATGATCGGGCCGGCGATGAACCTTCACCGTCATGCCTATAACGCGCGTTCTGTCGAGTATTACTCCGAAGATCCGGTTCTCTCCGGATATGTGGGGAGTGCGGTGACGCAGGGCTCGCAATCCAAGGGCACCATGGTGAACGTGAAGCATTTCGCCTTTAACGATCAGGAGATTAATCGTAAAGGTGTGGCGACGTTCATGAGCGAGCAGCGCGCCCGCGAAATGGAGCTGCGGAACTTTGAACAGGCGATTGAAGCCAAGGGAGAGCCCGCTTCTTTCAAATCCAGCGATAAACGAATCGGTGAATCCGGGGCCAAGACCTCATTGCCGGAAGGCATCGTCGGTTCCGCTGTCACTCCATACAAGCAGGGTGCATTGGGTATCATGACGTCGTTCAACCGTGGCGGAGGGGTTCCTGTCAGTGCGAACTACGGGGTTTCCAACTCCATTCTTCGTCAGGAGTGGGGATTCACCGGGTATTCCGTCACTGATTTCACCTCTGTCTCGCCGTCTGCCGCGCCAAAGGAATCAATCATCGCAGGCACCATGGCGTTCTGCGGATTCGGCAAGCAAGGCGTGCCCTATTGGAATGCTGAAACATTGGGCAGCGATCCCCAGCTGGTCAAGGCCATCCAAACCGACATGCACTACGCATTGTGGGCGATCGCCAATTCCAATGCTATGAACGGCGTCAATTCCACCACTCATACCAAGGAAATCATTACCTGGTGGCGTGCGGCGTACCTCGCGGCCATCGTTGTGACCGGCTTGCTGACCTTGATTGGCATCATTGGCTATGCGGTGGTCCGTCTACGCGGGAAAAACTCGTCGGATGTCGGCGAACAACCTACAAAGGGGAAGGAGTAA
- a CDS encoding ATP-binding protein, producing MTMFYEADLFTVGAVPPPQPVIGHILWFFNACGFLIEMCIAIGMFTWKLERKPHFARRLTLCLLLMFSIGCCWSLFIPTNAWTLILRCTVFYLMCYLGLLCCLVLNTRQSLFYLVAGIATQHLCYCAGIIVALLANPGHLAIGTLSNSLVYPLTLVPCFTLSYLVFARPLEGKAPDIAFNARILLLLVGVLLCVNVFACLFDDFVAKVPFPPLAYMMCVLTRLVTCCFLLVLLREIMDRSEAEHDSIVLQQLLAQQKSQMIKDKETVDLINVKTHDLKKQLSTFGNHIGADEINDLKNLADVYDSSVHTGNETLDILLAQKSLICEQHGIQFERLIDGKAIDFMKPSDIYALFGNAMDNAMEALDKIDTSDLRFIRMQVKAEKGMAVIHVSNPYSGEITLDNGLPVTTKDDHRNHGFGIRSIQMVAEHYHGAVNVETRNNLFVLNIILSSE from the coding sequence ATGACCATGTTCTATGAAGCTGATCTCTTTACTGTAGGCGCGGTGCCGCCGCCCCAACCGGTAATCGGGCATATCCTATGGTTTTTCAACGCCTGCGGGTTTCTCATCGAAATGTGCATCGCAATCGGAATGTTTACTTGGAAGCTCGAGCGGAAACCACACTTCGCCAGACGTCTGACATTATGCCTGCTACTGATGTTCTCCATCGGCTGCTGTTGGTCGCTTTTCATACCCACCAACGCATGGACCCTTATCCTGCGGTGCACAGTCTTCTATCTGATGTGCTATCTGGGCCTGCTCTGCTGCCTGGTGCTGAATACACGGCAATCGCTGTTTTATCTGGTTGCGGGCATCGCCACGCAGCATCTCTGCTATTGCGCCGGTATCATCGTCGCCTTGCTGGCCAACCCAGGGCATCTGGCCATAGGAACATTATCGAATTCGCTGGTCTATCCTTTGACCCTTGTCCCTTGTTTCACATTGTCTTATCTGGTATTCGCGAGGCCGCTGGAAGGAAAGGCGCCGGATATTGCCTTCAACGCCAGGATTCTTCTGCTGCTGGTTGGCGTGCTGCTGTGCGTCAACGTTTTCGCCTGTCTTTTCGACGACTTCGTGGCGAAAGTGCCATTCCCTCCGCTCGCTTACATGATGTGCGTACTCACCCGGCTGGTAACCTGCTGCTTCCTGCTGGTGCTACTACGGGAAATCATGGATCGCAGTGAGGCCGAGCATGACAGCATTGTGCTTCAGCAACTCCTTGCCCAGCAGAAGTCGCAAATGATCAAGGACAAGGAAACCGTCGACCTCATCAATGTCAAGACGCATGACCTGAAAAAGCAGCTGTCCACATTCGGTAACCATATAGGGGCCGACGAAATCAACGACCTGAAAAACCTGGCTGATGTCTATGACTCTTCGGTACACACCGGAAACGAGACTTTGGATATCCTGCTGGCTCAAAAATCCTTGATTTGCGAACAACATGGCATCCAATTCGAACGACTCATCGACGGAAAAGCCATTGATTTTATGAAGCCCAGCGATATCTACGCCCTTTTCGGCAATGCCATGGACAACGCGATGGAAGCGCTAGACAAAATCGACACCTCGGATCTACGTTTCATCCGCATGCAGGTAAAAGCAGAAAAGGGGATGGCGGTGATTCACGTGAGCAACCCATACAGCGGTGAGATTACGCTCGACAATGGCCTGCCAGTAACCACCAAGGACGACCATCGCAATCATGGCTTTGGTATTCGTTCCATCCAGATGGTAGCGGAGCACTACCACGGGGCGGTAAACGTCGAGACCAGAAATAATCTGTTCGTTCTTAATATCATCCTATCGAGCGAGTGA
- a CDS encoding LytTR family DNA-binding domain-containing protein, translated as MLVTVAVIEDDASASRRLTECLDRFSADPNNKDVEFKVTKFVEPTAFLDPYRADYDIVFMDIELPNMNGLEAAHRLRAIDAHTILIFVTNMAQFAAKGYEVDALDYIIKPFSYPDFARKLTRAVTLCRKNCKTVAITQRGGTQLVLLRDISYVEVKGHTLLYHTEQGNITGTGSLQDVEEKLSGEGFLRCGKSYLTNQRFIKNIHGSEILLTTGDQLPIGRSYHKTFLASLAQSLGNDHVL; from the coding sequence ATGCTGGTGACGGTCGCGGTGATCGAGGACGATGCTTCGGCGTCGAGACGCCTGACAGAGTGCCTTGATAGATTCAGCGCGGACCCGAACAACAAAGACGTCGAATTCAAGGTGACGAAATTTGTTGAACCTACCGCATTTCTCGATCCATACCGCGCCGATTACGACATCGTTTTCATGGACATCGAGCTGCCCAACATGAACGGCTTGGAAGCGGCCCATCGCCTGCGTGCCATCGACGCGCACACCATTCTCATTTTCGTCACCAACATGGCGCAATTCGCAGCGAAAGGCTACGAAGTCGACGCGCTGGATTACATCATCAAACCGTTTTCTTATCCCGATTTCGCCCGTAAACTCACACGAGCTGTGACACTGTGCCGGAAAAACTGCAAGACAGTGGCCATCACCCAACGCGGAGGCACCCAGCTGGTACTGCTCCGCGACATTTCCTATGTCGAAGTCAAAGGCCATACCTTGCTCTACCACACAGAACAGGGCAACATCACCGGCACGGGGAGCCTACAGGATGTCGAGGAAAAACTAAGTGGCGAAGGCTTTCTCAGATGCGGCAAATCATATTTGACAAACCAACGTTTTATCAAGAATATTCATGGCTCTGAGATTCTTCTGACCACAGGCGACCAACTGCCCATCGGTCGTTCATACCACAAGACGTTCCTGGCCTCCCTTGCACAAAGTCTCGGCAATGACCATGTTCTATGA